The Hemibagrus wyckioides isolate EC202008001 linkage group LG13, SWU_Hwy_1.0, whole genome shotgun sequence DNA window AGGTTGTCTTGGTGGTGTCCATTTTGGTTTCTGAGGCGATGTCTCTTGCTTGACGTTATCATCTGCTGACTGTGAGCCTGAGTCGGGTCTCTGCATGATAAACAGTAGGTACTGTAGTCATACTAATACAGCTATATCTAGCAAACCATTAATATACTAATCATTAATGCCAGTAGTGAACATGCTATATGCACATTACAATGAAATTTCAGGttttgtggtttgttttgtttattttttacacccGTACCTGTGACGTTACACTCTCTGAATCTTCCCCGCCTCTTATTTTTCCTCCAGTTTCAGTTTTTCTCAGTGCAGGGAAACCAGAACCCAGACCTCAACAACAAAATGAGAGGAAGTCAGTCACTATTTCGAAATATCACAACATCGAAATATGCCTGTgtaccttctttttttttcaaactatATACTGAATACATACTTCATTATGATCATGCTCTCATTTGTCCCCAGAAAAGTCATATAGAACATCTAGTCATTTTTTGATATTAAATTGGACTTGTATAGtgttttaacaatagacattgtcaaactgcagctttacagaaatccggaTGCAGAATTAGATCCATAATGAGCAAGACAGAGACAAGAGttgcaagaaaaaaaacttcctgagatacactatattgccaaaagttttgggacacccctttaaatcattgaattcaggtgttgtttttcaggggttggactcggccccttagttccagtgaaaggaactcttaatgcttcagcttcataccattttggacaatttcatgctagaggtgttctatggggttgaggtcaggactctgtgcaggcctgtcaagttcctccacaccaaactcactcatccatgtctttatggaccttgctttggtcactggtgtgcagtcatgttggaacaggaaggggtcatccccaaacccaCACTTGgtgtgaagctgaagcattaagagttcctttcactggaactaagggactgagtccaacccctgaaaaacaacacttgaagttaatgatttggaggggtgtcccaatacttttagCAATGTAGTGTAAcatgaagagggaaaaaaaacttgcaAAATGGCCAAGTCATTGTTTGCGCCGGAACCAATATGGAGTCAATATGTTCTCCCTATTACAATTAAGGTCAATCGATGGACGCTAGGACATGACCTACTCACTTAGAAGTCTTTGGATTATAATAATTAGGTGTATTAACTCACCTGGGAGTTTGAATCCGATCACACCTTTGCTTGGCAGTGATGCACCTTCTATATGACTCTTTTTTAGAAAGCCGGGCAGtgaaggatgaggaggatgaggagtcAAGGGTTCAACAGAAGCCATGTTTATAAGTGTACGAGGGTCTTTAGGGGGGCGAACGAGAGGGTTTTTCACAGCGATCTTCGACTTCTGGACTGTAAAGTCCAAGGATGAAGCCTGTAagtgtgaaatgaaaataacaGCCATAAACTTAAACACAAATCTCAGAAACTATCAATAGAGGCTACTCCAATTGCATTAACCGGCATTTTACCTGTGATGGAAGTAAAAGATCTGTTAATACAGGTGGTTTATCCTGGTCACTGTCTCCTGTGATTTTTTCAAACCCTCTCTTCAGTCCAGATCTGCCTCTATCTCCGACGTCCTCCTTACTGTCTACCACCGATTGTCCATGTTCGACTTTTTCTTCATGTTCCCGGCCAATTTCCTCCGATGCCTCTGATTCGGAAGGAACTAGATGGCACTTATCCGTTTCTTCCTCTTGATGGATAGGTTCTTCCATTGCTTTGATCTCTTCACCTGTTGAATCTACCATAGTttcaacatctgtcatttctgcTTCACTTTCCCGTGTGTCACTCAGTAATTCCACATTCATGCTACTCTCTGATGTTTCCTCACAGCTTTCAGTTTCACTATGCGCTTTTATTTCCTCCATTTCTCGCTCACTATTCTCTAAATCCTTTGTCAAAACACTCATTTCTTCCTCAACACCCAAACAGGATATCACATCCTTTATTTCATCTACTAATCCATTATCTGCTTCATCAGGCCTCTTTAGTTCCTCTGTATCTTTCTGGGAATCTGTCTGCATCTCCAGGGGTTCCTGTTCTGATTCGATCTCAGAGAGTCCATGTGATGAAGCTTCTTGCTCTGTGAACTCATCCTGATTGATCTGAACAGGAGAGCTGGACTTTGCGTCCAGGTTTAGTTCAGCTTCACTGGAGCACTCATGCAGTTCCTGCAGTGAAGAACCTTTCATTTCATCAAGAGACTCAACTACAGTTTCCTCAAGAGGAATTGACTTTATTTCAGAAAATGGtgcttcatttgtttttgtatcaGCTGATACAAGGTCTTCTAGCAGTGACCCTTGTTCAAGGAAGCATTGGCCCGTTATTTTCTGTGCAGCCACTTCTTCTTTATCTACATGCTGCTCATGCGATGTAGTCTCTCTTTCAGCTGATTTCTTCACATCTACTGCAGCAACTTCTGCTCTGAATTTTGATGTGGCTTCAACCGTTTCCGTTTGGtttcctgtctctgtttctggcTGTGTAATGACACCCTCAAAGTCTTGTTTAGTCATTACCACTGGTCTTTGTGATCCTTTGTGATTATGGACTGTATCATCTAACTGTCTCAGCTCTACATTCAGGTCCATCTCAGATGTGGCCTTTTGCTCTTCACTCTGTTCTGACTGCTGCATTTTTATCGTATTGTCCTCGTCGTCAAACTCGCTGCTGGGTTCAAACATTTTCTTGTACATTTCTGCATTTTCTATCTGTGTCACCACCAAAGGTTCGCATTCAGTTTCCACATCTCTATCAATAACTTGTTTTAAAGTTTCTTTCATTTCCATATCACAGACTTTCTGTTCTTCAATAATGCCAGTGTCTGTGAACTTCTCACATGCTGAGAACTCTTCATGGTATCCATCTTTCTCATTTCCCACAGCCTCTTGCATTGTTTCCTCATTGTGGACTTGAATAATTTCCTTTTCTTGCAACAGTGTGGCATTGTCAGGCATTTCTACCTCCAGATTGAGGCTGGGGTTTAAAGGGTCCCTCCCTTCACTTGTTGAGGTTAGCTGAATAAACAACCCCTCATCCACCATTTGTAATTTACAAGCTTTGTTTTCATGCTCGGTTGTTACATGACAGATTTGTTCTTCCACATTTAGCTCATTTTTATCCTGATTATAAACATATTCCATTATCGTATCCACCAAGGCCATGGGGACCTCTGCTGTAGctcctggatcacacacacctgctggttCTTCAGGGTCAAAGCCTTGGTCACTTGCTTCTTCTTCAGTTTCATCATTCTCTCCCCTGAAGATGGCATCAACCCCTTCCTCTTCCCTTCTCTGCTCCTGGCTGCTTTCACTCATCTCCACACTTTGATTTggttctttttcagtttcatCATTCTCAGTCTTCATAATTTCACCatcttcctttttctcttcctgtttCCATCCCTGTTCCTGATAGTGTTCGTCGATCTCAACATTTAAATCAGCAAACTCACATTTAACAAGATCTTTTTCAgtttcctcattctctctcctcAATATTTCATCAAcactttcttcctcttctctttcctGTCCCTGGCTGCATTTACTCTTCTCAACATTTAGGACATCCAGGTCAATAAGCTCACTTTGAATGGGTTCTTCTTCACTTTCATCACTCTCTCTTGTCATAATTTcttcaacaccttcatcttcttcatcccCTTCCTCTTCCCTTCCCTCTACCTGATAGTTTTCATCGCTCTCAACATTTAGATCAGTTTCCTTGGCCAATAAGCCTTGTTCACTGAACTCACTTTGAATGGGGTCTTCTTCACTTTCATCATTCTCACTCTTCATAATTTCATcctctttcatttccttttcctgTTTTCCTCCCTGTTCCTGATAGTTTTCATCCCTCTCAGCATTTAGATCAGCTTCCTTGGCCAATAATCCTTGTTCAAGGAATTCACGTTTAATGTCTTCTTCAGTTTCATCATTCTCGCTCTTCATTATTTcaacatctctctcttccttttcttcttcctctttccgTATCTGCGCCTGGTTGTTTTCACTCCACCCAACATTTAGATCAACTTTCTTTGTCAATAAGCCTTGGTCAGTAAACTCAAGTTTAATTGGTTCTTCTTCACTTTCATCATTCTCTCTCCTTAAAATTACATCAacaccttcctcttcctcttctcctgcCTGTCCCTGGCTGCATTCACTCTTCTCAACATTTAGAACTTCCTGGTTAATAAGCTCACTTTGAATGGGTTCTTCTTCACTTTCATCACTCTCTCTTGTCATAATTTcttcaacaccttcatcttcttcatcccCTTCCTCTTCCCTTCCCTCTACCTGATAGTTTTCATCGCTCTCAACATTTAGATCAGCTTCCTTGGCCAATAATCCTTGTTCAAGGAATTCACGTTTaatgtcttcttcttcagtttcaTCATTCTCGCTCTTCATTATTTcaacatctctctcttccttttcttcttcctctttccgTATCTGCGCCTGGTTGTTTTCACTCCACCCAACATTTAGATCAACTTTCTTTGTCAATAAGCCTTGGTCAGTAAACTCAAGTTTAATTGGTTCTTCTTCActttcctcattctctctccttAAAATTACATCAacaccttcctcttcctcttctcctgcCTGTTCCTGGCTGCATTCACTCCTCTGAACATTTAGAACTTCCTGGTTAATAAACTCACTTTGAATGGGTTCTTCTTCACTTTCATCATTCTCTCTTGTCCTAATTTCATCaacatcttcctcttcctcatccacttcctcttcCCTTCCCGGTTCCTGATAGTTTTCATCCCTCTCAACATTTAGATCAGCTTCCTTGGCCAATAAGCCTTGTTCAATAAATTCACTTTGAATGGGTTCTTCTTCACTTTcgtcattctctctcttcataaTTTCATCAACACCTTCCTCTTCCCTTCTCTGCTCCTGGCTGCTTTCACTCTTCTCTACATTTAGATCAGCTTCCTTGGCCAATAATTCCTGGTCAATAAACTCACTTTTAATCAGATCTCTTTCAgtttcctcattctctctgctCAATATTTCATCAAtaccttcctcttcctcttctcttccctgTTCTTGGCTGCATTCACTCATCTCAACATTTAGAACATCCTGGTCAATAAACTCACGTTGAATGGGTTGTTCTTCACTTTCATCATTCTCTCTTGTCATAATTTCATCaacatcttcctcttcctcttcccttcTCTGCTCCTGGCTGCATTCACTCCCCAGAACATTTAGAACATCCAGGTCAATAAACTCACTTTGCATGGATTCATTTTCAGTTTCATCATTCTCACTCTTCATAATTTTATCATCTTCcatttcctcttcctgttttcCTCCCTGTTCCTGATTGTTTTCATCCCTCTCAGCATTTACATCAGCTTCCTTGGCCAATAATCCTTGTTCAAACTCACTTTTAATGGGttcttcttcagtttcctcattctctctcctcaagatttcatcaacaccttcctcttcctcttcttggGATTCCCTTCTCTGCTCCTGACTGTGTTCATCCCTCTTAAAATGTAGATAATCTTCCTTAACCAGTAGGTCTTGCTCAGTGAACTGGCTTTTCATTGGTTCTTCTTCAGACTCATCATTCTCTCtccacattattattttatcttcacgttcctcttcttcttcttctcttccctgTTCCTGGCAGCTTTCACTCCTCTCAACATTTAGATCAGCTTCCTTGGCCAGTAAGAAGTGTTCGATAGACTCACTTTTAGTTAGTTCTTCTCCAGTTTCATCATTCGCTCTTCTTATTATTTCAACACCTTCCTCTTCCAGTTTCTTAGTCGGTATCTGATTGCTTTCACTTCTCTCAACATTTAGCTCAGCTTCCTTGGCTAGTAAGCCCTGGACAATAAATTCACTTTTAACTGTTTTGTCTTCCGCTTCCattccatcattctctctctttatactttCACCAACatgtttctcttcctcttcatttCCTTGTTCTTGATAGTCTTTCCTCGTCTCATTTAGCTCAGCTTCCTTGGCCAGTAAGCCCTGGTCACTTTTAATGGGTTCTTCATCAGTTTCATCAAACTTTCTCCGCAtgattttctcttcctcttctggTTTCTTTGTCTGTTCCTGATTGGTTTTATTCCATTCGACATTTAGATCGGCTTCCTCACTTCCAGAAAATGTTCTGTCTTGGTTCTTTCCATCTGCATCAACGTTAGCAGGTGAATCTTCTTGTTCAGTACAATGGCTGAGCTGATTCTGCGCCTGAGATTTCTTGTCTCCGGCCTCTGAGCCACCACAAGTGAGTTTGCTCTTGAGTTTATCTTCACAATGAGCAAAGTTCCCCTTTTCCCACTCAACAGCAGCGGCCCGCACTCTAACCCCGGGATACTGCAGATCATCTCTCATCTTTGTTTCagctctttctttttcctcatcCTTGACCTTCAACTCCTTATAACTCTTACTGATGGGTACAGTGTCTTCTTGTTGAACATTCTGGGCCTCTTCATTCCTGACCTCTGGTCTGAGATATCTTCCTACAGCGCCTGTAAGGTAGCCCTGTACAAACACAACaatgaaaaaggaagaaataacAAAGTTAGAGTAAGAGCCATGCAGTTTTGTGTTTGGTCACAGGATTATGGTCAATTATAGCAGAAAAGGCAATATAGTCACCTCTACAGCAGCAGGAAGAGGGCTTAATAGGTGCCGCATACTTTATGATAACCCTGGATATTTGCTCACACAATGCCTCTGTgtgactatttttttttattatgtcgCTATAATTAGTAACATTTTAGAGATAATTCTATTGTATTCTCTAGATACAGCAAAACAGAatggatatttattttaaaaaaagggctTGGCCAAAAGGGTGTTTTCCCCCCAAAGGTTTTTCAgtctataataatattatattttgatATCTCAACCATAATGTGAATTGTGAGATGTGAAAAGGGCTTCCATCTGCTCATCCTACCCCGTAGCCCAAACAtgtaaagaaaaagagagattgttgtcacatgttGATTCAGAGAGTAAtcagttgttgttgatctttcagctgctccctacatgtgtgaggggtcaccacagtggaccaacCGGTCTGCACAACAGCTTGGCACAgtttttatgccagatgcccttcctgacgcaaccctcccatttttatctgggcttgggaccaacactgcatccagtggctggggtttgagCACTGGCTGGGAAGCGAACCCgagccttccgcatggtaggcaagaaacctaccactgagccatcaGCGCCCTGCAGAGAGTAATCAGTAGgtgtcagatattcctgcagctcctttaatgttacTGCAGGGCTCCTGGCAGCCTCAATGGAACGCTTTTGTCTTGTTATGCACTTTGGAAGGGACTTCCTGTTTTTTGATTACATCACTGTAGTGCTACACTTTCTCTATTTGTTGATGATGGACTTTTTGGTGTTCCATGGTACATCTAAATGGGttggaaattcttttatacTCCTCTCCTGATTGATATCTTTCAGCAAGTTAGATTTTATACATGCTTTGTAATCTCCCTGCAGATCATGCAGACTTGCACTTGGATGAAACACAGCAACATCTCCAGgtatacatttacagcatttggaagacacccttatccacaaccacatgcattttatcttatttgagcaactgagggttaagggccttgctcaaggacccagcaaTGGCAGTTTGATGGACcagggattcgaactcacaaccttcggATGAGTAGTCcaacaaaattatataaaatgtatgtgtatatatatatatatatatatatatatatatatatatatatatatatatatatatatatatatatata harbors:
- the si:ch211-136m16.8 gene encoding trichohyalin isoform X2; translated protein: MEGSESAINRVGRAMWTVWGYLTGAVGRYLRPEVRNEEAQNVQQEDTVPISKSYKELKVKDEEKERAETKMRDDLQYPGVRVRAAAVEWEKGNFAHCEDKLKSKLTCGGSEAGDKKSQAQNQLSHCTEQEDSPANVDADGKNQDRTFSGSEEADLNVEWNKTNQEQTKKPEEEEKIMRRKFDETDEEPIKSDQGLLAKEAELNETRKDYQEQGNEEEEKHVGESIKRENDGMEAEDKTVKSEFIVQGLLAKEAELNVERSESNQIPTKKLEEEGVEIIRRANDETGEELTKSESIEHFLLAKEADLNVERSESCQEQGREEEEEEREDKIIMWRENDESEEEPMKSQFTEQDLLVKEDYLHFKRDEHSQEQRRESQEEEEEGVDEILRRENEETEEEPIKSEFEQGLLAKEADVNAERDENNQEQGGKQEEEMEDDKIMKSENDETENESMQSEFIDLDVLNVLGSECSQEQRREEEEEDVDEIMTRENDESEEQPIQREFIDQDVLNVEMSECSQEQGREEEEEGIDEILSRENEETERDLIKSEFIDQELLAKEADLNVEKSESSQEQRREEEGVDEIMKRENDESEEEPIQSEFIEQGLLAKEADLNVERDENYQEPGREEEVDEEEEDVDEIRTRENDESEEEPIQSEFINQEVLNVQRSECSQEQAGEEEEEGVDVILRRENEESEEEPIKLEFTDQGLLTKKVDLNVGWSENNQAQIRKEEEEKEERDVEIMKSENDETEEEDIKREFLEQGLLAKEADLNVESDENYQVEGREEEGDEEDEGVEEIMTRESDESEEEPIQSELINQEVLNVEKSECSQGQAGEEEEEGVDVILRRENDESEEEPIKLEFTDQGLLTKKVDLNVGWSENNQAQIRKEEEEKEERDVEIMKSENDETEEDIKREFLEQGLLAKEADLNAERDENYQEQGGKQEKEMKEDEIMKSENDESEEDPIQSEFSEQGLLAKETDLNVESDENYQVEGREEEGDEEDEGVEEIMTRESDESEEEPIQSELIDLDVLNVEKSKCSQGQEREEEESVDEILRRENEETEKDLVKCEFADLNVEIDEHYQEQGWKQEEKKEDGEIMKTENDETEKEPNQSVEMSESSQEQRREEEGVDAIFRGENDETEEEASDQGFDPEEPAGVCDPGATAEVPMALVDTIMEYVYNQDKNELNVEEQICHVTTEHENKACKLQMVDEGLFIQLTSTSEGRDPLNPSLNLEVEMPDNATLLQEKEIIQVHNEETMQEAVGNEKDGYHEEFSACEKFTDTGIIEEQKVCDMEMKETLKQVIDRDVETECEPLVVTQIENAEMYKKMFEPSSEFDDEDNTIKMQQSEQSEEQKATSEMDLNVELRQLDDTVHNHKGSQRPVVMTKQDFEGVITQPETETGNQTETVEATSKFRAEVAAVDVKKSAERETTSHEQHVDKEEVAAQKITGQCFLEQGSLLEDLVSADTKTNEAPFSEIKSIPLEETVVESLDEMKGSSLQELHECSSEAELNLDAKSSSPVQINQDEFTEQEASSHGLSEIESEQEPLEMQTDSQKDTEELKRPDEADNGLVDEIKDVISCLGVEEEMSVLTKDLENSEREMEEIKAHSETESCEETSESSMNVELLSDTRESEAEMTDVETMVDSTGEEIKAMEEPIHQEEETDKCHLVPSESEASEEIGREHEEKVEHGQSVVDSKEDVGDRGRSGLKRGFEKITGDSDQDKPPVLTDLLLPSQASSLDFTVQKSKIAVKNPLVRPPKDPRTLINMASVEPLTPHPPHPSLPGFLKKSHIEGASLPSKGVIGFKLPGLGSGFPALRKTETGGKIRGGEDSESVTSQRPDSGSQSADDNVKQETSPQKPKWTPPRQPGMGNPMMMAELKSKLKKPAKE
- the si:ch211-136m16.8 gene encoding trichohyalin isoform X1, coding for MEGSESAINRVGRAMWTVWGYLTGAVGRYLRPEVRNEEAQNVQQEDTVPISKSYKELKVKDEEKERAETKMRDDLQYPGVRVRAAAVEWEKGNFAHCEDKLKSKLTCGGSEAGDKKSQAQNQLSHCTEQEDSPANVDADGKNQDRTFSGSEEADLNVEWNKTNQEQTKKPEEEEKIMRRKFDETDEEPIKSDQGLLAKEAELNETRKDYQEQGNEEEEKHVGESIKRENDGMEAEDKTVKSEFIVQGLLAKEAELNVERSESNQIPTKKLEEEGVEIIRRANDETGEELTKSESIEHFLLAKEADLNVERSESCQEQGREEEEEEREDKIIMWRENDESEEEPMKSQFTEQDLLVKEDYLHFKRDEHSQEQRRESQEEEEEGVDEILRRENEETEEEPIKSEFEQGLLAKEADVNAERDENNQEQGGKQEEEMEDDKIMKSENDETENESMQSEFIDLDVLNVLGSECSQEQRREEEEEDVDEIMTRENDESEEQPIQREFIDQDVLNVEMSECSQEQGREEEEEGIDEILSRENEETERDLIKSEFIDQELLAKEADLNVEKSESSQEQRREEEGVDEIMKRENDESEEEPIQSEFIEQGLLAKEADLNVERDENYQEPGREEEVDEEEEDVDEIRTRENDESEEEPIQSEFINQEVLNVQRSECSQEQAGEEEEEGVDVILRRENEESEEEPIKLEFTDQGLLTKKVDLNVGWSENNQAQIRKEEEEKEERDVEIMKSENDETEEEDIKREFLEQGLLAKEADLNVESDENYQVEGREEEGDEEDEGVEEIMTRESDESEEEPIQSELINQEVLNVEKSECSQGQAGEEEEEGVDVILRRENDESEEEPIKLEFTDQGLLTKKVDLNVGWSENNQAQIRKEEEEKEERDVEIMKSENDETEEDIKREFLEQGLLAKEADLNAERDENYQEQGGKQEKEMKEDEIMKSENDESEEDPIQSEFSEQGLLAKETDLNVESDENYQVEGREEEGDEEDEGVEEIMTRESDESEEEPIQSELIDLDVLNVEKSKCSQGQEREEEESVDEILRRENEETEKDLVKCEFADLNVEIDEHYQEQGWKQEEKKEDGEIMKTENDETEKEPNQSVEMSESSQEQRREEEGVDAIFRGENDETEEEASDQGFDPEEPAGVCDPGATAEVPMALVDTIMEYVYNQDKNELNVEEQICHVTTEHENKACKLQMVDEGLFIQLTSTSEGRDPLNPSLNLEVEMPDNATLLQEKEIIQVHNEETMQEAVGNEKDGYHEEFSACEKFTDTGIIEEQKVCDMEMKETLKQVIDRDVETECEPLVVTQIENAEMYKKMFEPSSEFDDEDNTIKMQQSEQSEEQKATSEMDLNVELRQLDDTVHNHKGSQRPVVMTKQDFEGVITQPETETGNQTETVEATSKFRAEVAAVDVKKSAERETTSHEQHVDKEEVAAQKITGQCFLEQGSLLEDLVSADTKTNEAPFSEIKSIPLEETVVESLDEMKGSSLQELHECSSEAELNLDAKSSSPVQINQDEFTEQEASSHGLSEIESEQEPLEMQTDSQKDTEELKRPDEADNGLVDEIKDVISCLGVEEEMSVLTKDLENSEREMEEIKAHSETESCEETSESSMNVELLSDTRESEAEMTDVETMVDSTGEEIKAMEEPIHQEEETDKCHLVPSESEASEEIGREHEEKVEHGQSVVDSKEDVGDRGRSGLKRGFEKITGDSDQDKPPVLTDLLLPSQASSLDFTVQKSKIAVKNPLVRPPKDPRTLINMASVEPLTPHPPHPSLPGFLKKSHIEGASLPSKGVIGFKLPGLGSGFPALRKTETGGKIRGGEDSESVTSQRPDSGSQSADDNVKQETSPQKPKWTPPRQPGMGNPMMMAELKSKLKKPAKDTRPCANCEPVASLLLSFSPPFKHQIKAWLHLSTVHGLVVTAGHQMGTPIFK